GCGCATGGCTGGGCGCAACTATGGCCTCAAGGGCTTGCGCTTCGTGCTGTTCATCCTGATTCCCGCGGCGCTGCCGTCGATCCTCGCCGGGCTGAAGATCGGCTGGGCCTTCGCCTGGCGCACCCTGATCGCCGCCGAGCTGGTGTTCGGCGCCTCCAGCGGCAAGGGCGGCCTTGGCTGGTACATCTTCCAGAACCGCAACGAGCTGTACACCGACAAGGTCTTCGCCGGTCTTGCCGCGGTGATCCTCATCGGCCTGCTGGTGGAGAACCTGGTGTTCGCCACGGTCGAGCGGCTGACCGTCAAGCGCTGGGGGATGCAGCGATAAGACGCTGCATTCGCCGCGCCGGGTGAGCGCGATCCGCCTATTCGATTCGAACCACAACCACACACTTAACCGCCTGGCCGGCCAAGGTCAGGTACACAGGAGCGTCCCATGAAAAAATCCCCTCTCGCCGCAGCCGTTGCGCTGCTCGGCACCCTCGCGCTGCCGCTGGTGGCCCAGGCCGAAGGGCAGATCAGCATCGCCCAGCAGTTCGGCATCGGTTACCTGGTGCTGCACGTGGTCAAGGACCAGCAACTGATCGAGAAGCACGCCAAGGCCCAGGGCCTGGACGAGATCGAGGTCGAATGGCGCACCATCTCCGGCGCCACCGCGATGAACGAAGCGCTGCTGGCCGGCGCCATCGACGTGGTTTCTGCCGGTGTGCCGCCGATGCTGACCGTCTGGGATCGCACCCATGGTCGGCAGAACGTCAAGGCAGTGGCGGCGCTCGGCTCGCTGCCCGGCTACCTGCTGAGCAATCGCGAAGAGGTGAAGACGCTGGATGACCTGTCCGAGAAGGACCGCATCGCCGTGCCTGCCGCCGGTGTCGGCTTCCAATCGCGCACCCTGCAGATCGAGACGGCCAAACGCTACGGCAATGACGATTTCCAGCGCTTCGACAAGATTTCCGTCAGCCTGCCGCACCCGGACGCCACCGCCGCGCTGACCAAAGGTGGCTCGGAAATCACCGCGCACTTCTCCAGCCCGCCGTTCCAGTACCAGGCGCTGGAGAACCCCAAGGTGCACAAGCTGATCAGCAGCTACGACATCCTCGGTGGCCAGGCCACGTTCAACGTGCTCTACGCCACCGAGAAATTCCACGACCAGAACCCGAAGACCTACAAGGCCTTCTACGACGCGCTGGTGGAAGCCGAGCAGATCATCAAGGCGGACAAGGCCGCAGCGGCCGAGACCTACATCCGCGTGGAGAACTCCAAGCTGCCGCTGGACTTCGTGAAGAAGATCATCGACGACCCGGAGAACGACTTCACCGTGTCACCGCAGCGCACCTTCATCTACGCCGAGAAACTGCATGAGCTGGGTGTGCTGAAGAACAAGGCCGACTCCTGGAAGGACTACTTCTTCGAGGAAGCCTACGCCAACCCGGGCAGTTGATCGCCCGCCATGCGCGTTCTCCGTAGGGCGGATGACGCTCTTTTCATCCGCCACTGGCTGACTCGGCGCCTCGGTGGATGGAAAAAGCGCCATCCACCCTACGATCTGGCCCGCCATAACGGTGGATCGATGAAGCGTGATCCATCCTACGTACTGATTGGTGACCCATTTCATGCCCTACAGCTATCTGTCCCACCTCTACTGCCCCAAGACCGACGAGCGCCATGATGCCGAGCGCATCCAGCAGCTCAGCGCGGTCGGCGCGCCGCTGCTGGTCGCCTATGACCTGGACGGTCTGAAACGAAGCTGGAGACCCCGCGACCTCATCGGCCGCGAGGCCAACCTGTGGCGCTACCATGAACTGCTGCCGGTGCGGGATGCGAGCAACGTGGTCAGCCTCGGCGAGGGCTTCACGCCATTGTTCGCCACGCCGCGCATCGGCCGCGACCTGGGTATCGACGATCTCTGGCTGAAGGACGAGGGCATCATCCCCACCGGCTCGTTCAAGGCCCGTGGCGCCGCCGTTGTAAGCTCGGCAAGCTGCTTCATCGTTGTTATCCGCATTGAGGAGTTGAAGGTCCTCTGCCCATCAGAGCGTTCTTCGAGGGACAGATGCGGCAACCCTAAGATTTAACAGAACTTTAAGGTCAAGCAGCTAGATCGATGAGATTGTTTCAAAGCGATAACGCGTCGAAGCAAGTACAAACGCCATTGACATTAAAGTGAACTTTAAGATTAAGGTCGCCGCTGGCTCAACCGAGGAAGCGTCCATGACCCTGTTCGATCCCCTTGTCCTGCCCAATGG
This DNA window, taken from Pseudomonas sp. FeN3W, encodes the following:
- a CDS encoding pyridoxal-phosphate dependent enzyme, which encodes MPYSYLSHLYCPKTDERHDAERIQQLSAVGAPLLVAYDLDGLKRSWRPRDLIGREANLWRYHELLPVRDASNVVSLGEGFTPLFATPRIGRDLGIDDLWLKDEGIIPTGSFKARGAAVVSSASCFIVVIRIEELKVLCPSERSSRDRCGNPKI
- a CDS encoding ABC transporter substrate-binding protein; the protein is MKKSPLAAAVALLGTLALPLVAQAEGQISIAQQFGIGYLVLHVVKDQQLIEKHAKAQGLDEIEVEWRTISGATAMNEALLAGAIDVVSAGVPPMLTVWDRTHGRQNVKAVAALGSLPGYLLSNREEVKTLDDLSEKDRIAVPAAGVGFQSRTLQIETAKRYGNDDFQRFDKISVSLPHPDATAALTKGGSEITAHFSSPPFQYQALENPKVHKLISSYDILGGQATFNVLYATEKFHDQNPKTYKAFYDALVEAEQIIKADKAAAAETYIRVENSKLPLDFVKKIIDDPENDFTVSPQRTFIYAEKLHELGVLKNKADSWKDYFFEEAYANPGS